One genomic window of Moorella glycerini includes the following:
- the rnc gene encoding ribonuclease III, which translates to MDNKRREQLQQFLRRFHLDIDDLEGFNTALTHPTYAYEHQLPHDNQRLEFLGDAVLGLVIATYLYREFPHLPEGDLTRMRAAIVCEASLAKVARQINLGELLLLGQGEAISGGRQRPSNLADALEAVIGSLYLAGGLKIAQDFILQIFTPALEILKDTGVIDSKSALQELIQQRGPDNVTYKILEEWGPDHAKQYKAGVFFRNRLLATGEGHSKKEAEQEAARAALALIKIQG; encoded by the coding sequence TTGGATAACAAAAGACGGGAGCAGCTGCAACAGTTTTTGCGCCGTTTTCACCTGGATATTGACGACCTGGAAGGATTCAATACGGCCCTGACCCATCCTACCTACGCCTATGAACACCAGCTGCCCCACGACAACCAGCGGCTGGAGTTCCTGGGCGATGCCGTCCTGGGGCTGGTGATTGCTACCTATCTTTACCGGGAATTTCCCCACCTGCCGGAAGGGGATTTGACCCGCATGCGGGCGGCCATTGTCTGTGAGGCGAGCCTTGCTAAAGTCGCCCGGCAGATCAACCTGGGGGAATTGCTTCTCCTGGGGCAGGGAGAAGCAATTAGCGGGGGTCGCCAGCGGCCCTCCAACCTGGCCGATGCCCTGGAGGCAGTAATTGGTAGCCTCTACCTGGCCGGGGGGTTAAAAATAGCTCAGGATTTTATCCTGCAAATCTTTACCCCTGCCCTGGAAATACTCAAGGATACCGGCGTCATTGACAGCAAGTCGGCCCTGCAGGAATTAATCCAGCAAAGGGGACCGGACAATGTGACCTATAAAATCCTGGAGGAATGGGGGCCGGACCACGCCAAGCAATATAAGGCCGGCGTATTTTTCCGGAACCGCCTCCTGGCTACCGGCGAAGGGCACAGCAAGAAAGAGGCCGAACAGGAAGCCGCCCGGGCCGCCCTGGCATTAATAAAGATCCAGGGTTAA
- a CDS encoding Druantia anti-phage system protein DruA, with product MDVPFSIGDREFTQADINLIRITVKEFFHLSREEIAATICENLPWKAPNGRLKMEACRKLLLELEQKGVITLPPLQKNKVRQVGGERLGTVIQTRLKAKLQEVAPVTIDPVTPLERADWNATMAAYHPLGYLRAIGAQQRYWIRVKGVRGREIVGAMLFGAAAKAVAARDKWIGWTAEERRRYRPRIVNNNRFLILPEVHIPHLASHSLSLVARRIRADWRERYGYEPVLLETFVEPEYQGTCYRAANWIKIGETAGRGRQDAFKQYAVTVKTIWVYPLVRDWRRRLVEPFPEPVEETLDEGGE from the coding sequence ATGGACGTGCCTTTTTCGATTGGCGACCGAGAGTTTACCCAGGCGGATATCAACTTAATACGTATTACAGTAAAGGAATTTTTCCATTTAAGCCGTGAAGAGATCGCGGCGACCATATGCGAGAATTTGCCTTGGAAGGCCCCGAACGGACGATTAAAGATGGAAGCCTGCAGAAAGCTGCTGCTGGAATTAGAACAAAAAGGGGTCATTACCTTACCACCGCTGCAAAAGAATAAGGTACGCCAAGTCGGCGGGGAGCGACTGGGAACTGTGATACAGACCCGGCTTAAGGCTAAACTTCAAGAAGTGGCGCCGGTTACCATAGATCCGGTCACCCCTTTAGAGAGGGCGGACTGGAACGCCACCATGGCGGCTTACCATCCTTTAGGGTATCTGCGGGCCATCGGGGCGCAACAGCGGTATTGGATTAGGGTAAAGGGAGTGAGAGGCCGGGAGATAGTAGGGGCGATGTTGTTTGGAGCTGCTGCCAAGGCGGTGGCGGCGCGGGATAAGTGGATTGGCTGGACAGCTGAGGAACGCCGGCGCTATCGCCCGCGTATAGTCAACAACAACCGCTTTTTGATTCTGCCGGAGGTGCACATTCCCCATCTAGCCAGCCACTCCCTTTCCCTGGTAGCGCGGCGCATTCGGGCGGACTGGCGGGAACGCTATGGTTATGAACCGGTTTTATTAGAAACCTTTGTTGAACCCGAGTATCAGGGCACCTGTTACCGGGCGGCCAACTGGATTAAAATTGGCGAAACCGCAGGTCGAGGCCGCCAGGACGCCTTTAAGCAATATGCCGTCACGGTTAAAACAATCTGGGTATATCCCCTGGTACGGGACTGGCGCCGGCGGCTGGTGGAACCCTTCCCGGAGCCTGTTGAAGAAACCCTGGACGAGGGAGGGGAATAA
- a CDS encoding stage V sporulation protein S, which yields MEVLKVSAQSNPKAVAGALAAVFRQYGKAEVQAVGAGAVNQAVKAIAIARGFIAPNGIDLVMIPAFAEININGEERTAIKFIVEPR from the coding sequence ATGGAGGTCCTAAAGGTTTCGGCCCAGTCCAATCCCAAAGCCGTAGCTGGAGCCCTGGCAGCCGTCTTCCGTCAATACGGTAAGGCCGAAGTCCAGGCCGTAGGGGCAGGAGCAGTTAACCAGGCCGTCAAGGCCATTGCCATTGCCCGGGGTTTTATTGCCCCCAATGGCATCGACCTGGTAATGATTCCTGCTTTTGCGGAAATTAACATCAATGGTGAAGAAAGAACCGCAATTAAATTTATTGTCGAACCCCGCTAA
- the smc gene encoding chromosome segregation protein SMC, protein MYLKGVEIQGFKTFVDRVRLEFGPGVTAIVGPNGSGKSNIADAILWVLGEQSARTLRGARMDDVIFAGSEKRRPVGMAEVTLHLDNSDGSLPLEFEEIAVTRRFFRSGEGEYYINKVPCRLRDIQELFLDTGSGRGSLAIVGQGRLEEILSARPEERRAVLEEAAGIARYRWRKKEAEQRLEGVEQDLLRLHDLIGELKEQLGPAAAEAARARRYQKLSRLLNLVELLLKAGEMEETRRRQQRSQERLQALTAAMEELKALEQQLQAKARELQEEQQRHQAERQRYQAELQSLREQLVRTRGEINLVREKLAELARQQEEDSTRQRHLEEEKASLAAALAALAREREENIQEQARLEQEIIKGREEQEKLQAEARELAAEIEKVRSNLFQVAHERAGCHNELVRLEEKQTAVERLLEQKRRQLQEWQKEREHLLDHLQAGQEQLQQLEEELKRLEGKKAGLEMEMQLKEAELATREKELAGWKERQRALAVQLKVLRQSQADYEGFAEGVKFILQARSRGEAACAGVLGVVVEKLAVPAELTQAVEVALGGAAQQILVRTAAEAEAVIQFLKARGRGRATILPLAWLEPRRWPAWASWVLKEPGVLGIAAGLVQCETEVRPAVEYLLGQILIVADIRRALALGERLRPPVRLVTLEGEVIQPRGPVTGGVARQQGGYLQRRLAIQQGEAELANLVARIKKGQEQQEQLQKMLAGNRQEYHQVTEGILTCRSQLHNLLQRLSERKEDLARLEEKIAVLEEELVQGTSGSLDLGKERAEKQELLARLEALEGELNRQLSGLQERGAAGQQHLATCRQELAVNEARLQALVNAREQLNLRERELARQQENWQRQQEELAARRATAVALENELKANLEKLAGEEDWLQGACQQAMAGLTRLEDETSARVDKQEELAREQDRLQAQKDKLLARRQQEEINLARLETALAAGLAELEERFGPRWEAELQKPRPHLQKRAAAVRELVKERLLSLGEVNPGAMAAYERLKARVDELEQQKQDLEGGRAALHQVINEMERLMARQLKATLAAVQEHFAAIFQELFDGGEARLELTGSQDILAAGLEIVARPPGKKLQHLALLSGGEKALTAVAFIFALLKVKPSAFCIFDEVDTALDEANVERFARLLRQFAAQTQFIVISHRQGTMAAADVLYGVTMTEQGVSRLVSVRLEQLPA, encoded by the coding sequence ATGTATCTAAAGGGTGTTGAGATCCAGGGTTTCAAGACCTTTGTCGACCGGGTGAGACTGGAGTTTGGCCCCGGGGTGACGGCCATTGTCGGCCCCAACGGCAGCGGCAAGAGCAACATTGCCGATGCCATCCTCTGGGTCCTGGGCGAACAGAGCGCCAGGACTTTACGCGGGGCGCGCATGGACGATGTGATCTTTGCCGGCAGTGAGAAACGGCGGCCGGTGGGTATGGCGGAAGTAACTTTACACCTCGATAACAGCGACGGCAGCCTGCCCCTGGAGTTTGAGGAAATAGCCGTGACGCGGCGTTTTTTTCGCTCCGGCGAGGGCGAGTATTATATCAACAAGGTTCCCTGCCGGTTGCGGGATATCCAGGAGCTGTTCTTAGATACCGGTTCCGGCCGGGGGAGCCTGGCCATTGTCGGCCAGGGCCGCCTGGAAGAGATCCTCTCCGCCCGGCCGGAGGAGCGGCGGGCAGTGCTCGAGGAGGCGGCCGGCATTGCCCGCTACCGGTGGCGCAAAAAAGAAGCGGAGCAGCGCCTGGAAGGTGTTGAGCAAGATTTATTACGCTTACATGATTTAATCGGCGAGCTAAAGGAACAGCTGGGACCGGCGGCTGCAGAAGCAGCCCGGGCCCGGCGTTACCAGAAATTAAGCCGGCTTTTAAATCTCGTGGAACTGCTCCTCAAGGCCGGAGAAATGGAAGAAACCAGGCGTCGCCAGCAGCGCAGCCAGGAACGTTTACAGGCCCTGACGGCTGCCATGGAGGAACTGAAGGCTTTAGAACAGCAGCTCCAGGCAAAAGCCAGGGAACTGCAGGAAGAGCAGCAGAGGCACCAGGCCGAGAGGCAACGTTACCAGGCGGAACTGCAAAGTTTAAGGGAACAGCTGGTCAGAACCCGGGGGGAAATAAACCTGGTCCGGGAAAAGCTGGCTGAGCTGGCCCGGCAGCAGGAGGAAGACTCTACCCGGCAGCGGCACCTGGAAGAGGAAAAAGCCAGTCTGGCAGCCGCCCTGGCTGCGCTGGCCCGGGAAAGGGAGGAGAACATTCAGGAGCAGGCCCGGCTGGAGCAGGAGATAATAAAAGGCCGGGAGGAGCAGGAAAAACTCCAGGCGGAAGCCCGGGAGCTGGCCGCAGAGATTGAAAAAGTAAGGAGCAACCTCTTTCAAGTAGCCCATGAACGGGCCGGCTGTCATAATGAACTGGTGCGCCTGGAGGAAAAACAGACGGCTGTAGAGCGGCTTTTAGAGCAAAAACGGCGCCAGCTCCAGGAATGGCAAAAGGAAAGGGAGCATTTACTGGACCACCTGCAGGCCGGTCAGGAACAACTGCAGCAGCTGGAAGAGGAATTAAAAAGACTGGAAGGGAAAAAGGCCGGCCTGGAAATGGAGATGCAGCTAAAGGAGGCTGAGCTGGCCACCCGCGAAAAGGAACTGGCCGGCTGGAAGGAACGTCAACGTGCCCTGGCCGTACAGCTAAAGGTTTTACGTCAATCCCAGGCCGACTATGAAGGTTTCGCCGAAGGCGTGAAGTTTATCCTGCAGGCCAGGAGCAGGGGTGAAGCTGCCTGTGCCGGTGTCCTGGGAGTAGTGGTGGAAAAGCTGGCGGTACCGGCCGAACTCACCCAGGCCGTGGAAGTGGCCCTGGGCGGGGCGGCCCAACAAATCCTGGTAAGGACGGCGGCCGAGGCGGAAGCGGTTATCCAGTTCCTTAAAGCCCGGGGCCGGGGACGGGCCACCATCTTACCCCTGGCCTGGCTGGAGCCGCGCCGCTGGCCGGCCTGGGCCAGCTGGGTCTTAAAGGAACCCGGCGTCCTGGGGATAGCGGCCGGCCTGGTCCAATGCGAGACTGAAGTACGGCCGGCGGTGGAGTATCTCCTGGGGCAGATCCTGATTGTAGCCGACATCCGCCGCGCCCTGGCCCTGGGGGAGCGCCTGCGACCACCTGTGCGCCTGGTCACCCTGGAAGGGGAAGTAATCCAGCCCCGGGGACCGGTGACGGGCGGGGTGGCCAGGCAGCAGGGCGGTTATCTCCAGCGGCGCCTGGCTATCCAGCAGGGTGAGGCCGAACTGGCTAACCTGGTAGCCAGAATAAAAAAGGGCCAGGAGCAGCAGGAACAGCTGCAAAAGATGCTGGCCGGGAACCGGCAGGAGTACCACCAGGTGACGGAAGGGATTCTTACCTGCCGGAGCCAGCTCCATAATTTACTGCAGCGCCTGAGCGAGCGCAAAGAAGACCTGGCCCGCCTGGAAGAAAAGATTGCCGTCCTGGAGGAAGAACTGGTCCAGGGCACTAGCGGTTCCCTGGACCTGGGCAAAGAGCGGGCGGAAAAGCAAGAACTCCTGGCCCGGCTGGAAGCCCTGGAAGGTGAGCTAAACCGCCAGTTGAGCGGTCTCCAGGAGCGAGGGGCGGCCGGCCAGCAGCATCTCGCTACCTGCCGGCAGGAACTGGCAGTCAATGAAGCCCGCCTTCAGGCCCTGGTCAACGCCCGGGAACAGTTAAATCTCCGGGAAAGGGAACTGGCCCGGCAGCAGGAAAACTGGCAGCGGCAACAGGAAGAACTGGCTGCCAGGAGGGCGACGGCAGTTGCCCTGGAAAATGAGCTTAAAGCTAACCTGGAAAAGCTGGCCGGGGAAGAGGACTGGCTCCAGGGGGCCTGCCAGCAGGCCATGGCAGGCTTGACGCGCCTGGAAGACGAGACCTCTGCCCGGGTTGATAAACAGGAAGAACTGGCCCGGGAACAGGATAGGTTACAGGCGCAAAAAGATAAACTGCTTGCCCGCCGGCAGCAGGAAGAGATCAATTTAGCCCGCCTGGAAACGGCCCTGGCCGCCGGTCTCGCCGAACTGGAGGAACGTTTTGGCCCGCGGTGGGAGGCGGAATTACAAAAACCCCGCCCGCACCTGCAAAAAAGAGCAGCGGCTGTACGGGAACTCGTAAAGGAAAGACTGTTAAGCTTAGGGGAAGTTAACCCCGGGGCCATGGCGGCTTACGAACGCTTAAAGGCCCGCGTTGATGAACTGGAGCAGCAGAAGCAGGACCTGGAGGGAGGCCGGGCGGCCTTGCACCAGGTAATTAACGAGATGGAACGATTAATGGCCAGGCAGCTCAAAGCTACCCTGGCCGCGGTCCAGGAACACTTTGCCGCCATATTCCAGGAACTTTTCGATGGCGGTGAGGCCCGCCTGGAACTGACCGGTAGCCAGGATATCCTGGCCGCTGGCCTGGAGATCGTTGCCCGGCCGCCGGGTAAGAAACTTCAGCACCTGGCCCTTCTCTCGGGCGGGGAAAAGGCCCTGACGGCGGTAGCTTTTATCTTCGCCCTGTTAAAGGTCAAACCCAGCGCCTTCTGTATCTTTGATGAGGTGGATACGGCCCTGGATGAAGCCAATGTGGAGCGCTTTGCCCGGTTGTTGCGCCAGTTTGCCGCCCAGACCCAGTTTATCGTCATCTCCCACCGCCAGGGCACCATGGCTGCTGCCGACGTCCTTTACGGTGTGACCATGACGGAACAGGGCGTCTCCCGCCTGGTTTCGGTGCGGCTGGAACAACTGCCGGCGTAA
- a CDS encoding RNA polymerase sigma factor SigX: protein MFQSYYPLVYRRLYYLLGERAAAEDLTQEVFLKLYHQPPRDNSNLGGWLLRVAANLAYNHLRGEERRRRREENQVREEAGVIPLEEAVIRSQEARLVHQCLAKLPPRDRICLLLKNAGHSYAEIAAVIQVDKNSVGTILARARRHFAALYKELEGRDDHVSGRRNSPGLS, encoded by the coding sequence CTGTTTCAGAGCTACTATCCCCTGGTGTACCGGCGGCTCTATTATCTCCTGGGGGAGCGGGCGGCGGCCGAGGACCTGACCCAGGAGGTCTTCCTCAAGCTGTACCACCAGCCGCCCCGGGATAATAGCAACCTGGGTGGCTGGCTCTTACGGGTGGCCGCCAACCTGGCCTATAACCACCTCCGCGGCGAAGAGCGGCGCCGCCGCCGCGAGGAGAACCAGGTCAGGGAGGAGGCCGGCGTTATCCCCCTGGAGGAAGCGGTCATCCGCAGCCAGGAGGCCCGGCTGGTCCATCAATGCCTGGCCAAGCTCCCGCCCCGGGACCGCATCTGCCTGCTGTTAAAGAACGCGGGCCACAGCTATGCCGAGATCGCCGCGGTCATCCAGGTGGATAAGAATTCAGTGGGAACCATCCTGGCCCGGGCCCGGCGTCACTTCGCCGCCCTGTATAAGGAACTGGAGGGGAGGGATGACCATGTGTCCGGAAGAAGGAATTCTCCAGGCCTATCTTGA
- a CDS encoding anti-sigma factor family protein, translating to MCPEEGILQAYLDGELDTAMTARLAVHLAGCAACRLRLAALEELAAGVAAPLQAYRQGMEAVARPLRVPRAGPAASRYQPLTKLKGIGSMLRQHKWFSGVAAAVLALAVFLSWAPGRSLAAQFLNIFRMEKIQVVKITPEDMAQLEELFNGQGGGVDIKNFGRVEVQKPDKAELKVKQVEPDQAAALSGLQLELPATLAGRERVAIYIEQAPTITFTPDVEKLNSYLQKHGGVLLPAELAGKSFTLSIPPLVIADYGQPGKGFTLYAARDLTIDAPQGVDLVALRRALLNLPFLPESLRRQLAAINDWQHTLPIPETRNMLAREITVNGNQGVYFGDGATNNSNVILAWRQGNSWRAIGGLPLEEALRVAAEVK from the coding sequence ATGTGTCCGGAAGAAGGAATTCTCCAGGCCTATCTTGACGGGGAACTGGATACGGCCATGACAGCCAGGTTGGCGGTCCACCTGGCCGGGTGTGCCGCTTGCCGGCTGCGGCTGGCTGCTTTAGAGGAATTAGCCGCCGGCGTGGCTGCACCCCTGCAGGCCTACCGGCAGGGGATGGAGGCTGTAGCCCGTCCTTTAAGGGTGCCCCGGGCCGGGCCGGCGGCCTCCCGCTACCAGCCCCTGACTAAACTAAAGGGGATAGGAAGCATGCTCCGGCAGCACAAATGGTTTTCCGGTGTGGCCGCGGCCGTCCTGGCCCTGGCCGTCTTCTTAAGCTGGGCCCCGGGTCGCAGCCTGGCCGCCCAGTTCCTGAACATCTTCCGCATGGAAAAGATCCAGGTGGTCAAGATCACCCCCGAGGACATGGCCCAGCTGGAAGAACTCTTTAACGGCCAGGGGGGCGGGGTGGACATCAAGAACTTCGGCCGGGTAGAGGTCCAAAAGCCAGATAAGGCAGAGTTAAAGGTGAAGCAGGTGGAGCCGGACCAAGCGGCAGCCCTCAGCGGTTTACAACTGGAACTGCCCGCCACCCTGGCCGGGCGGGAAAGGGTAGCCATATACATTGAGCAGGCCCCGACCATCACCTTCACCCCCGATGTGGAGAAGCTTAACAGTTACCTCCAGAAGCACGGCGGCGTCCTGCTGCCGGCCGAACTGGCGGGCAAGTCCTTCACCTTAAGCATCCCGCCCCTGGTCATAGCAGACTATGGCCAGCCGGGCAAAGGTTTTACCCTTTACGCCGCCCGCGACCTGACCATTGACGCCCCCCAGGGCGTCGACCTGGTCGCCCTGCGCCGGGCCCTGCTGAACCTGCCTTTCTTGCCCGAAAGCTTGCGCCGGCAACTGGCCGCCATCAACGACTGGCAGCACACCCTGCCCATCCCCGAGACCAGGAATATGCTGGCGCGGGAGATCACGGTCAACGGCAACCAGGGAGTCTACTTCGGTGATGGTGCAACCAACAACAGCAATGTTATCCTGGCCTGGCGCCAGGGCAACAGCTGGCGGGCCATCGGCGGCCTGCCCCTGGAAGAAGCCCTGCGGGTAGCGGCGGAGGTCAAGTAA
- a CDS encoding transposase family protein → MALRHPGSIHPSTLPTCKSAYATSQEEKDDRQGALAAQLPVWRAYLPVLLEKFARIPDPRRPQSIKHKLTVLLTFGLFLFVFAYNSRREANRELTRPVFWELLREVFPEIDTIPHMDTVNRLLAKINPEQLEEVLIQTIKRLLRNRRLQALLVEKHYIIAVDGTQKLVRSLPFAEEALHRQHGEEVSYIAYTVEAVLVGPQGVTIPLLTEFCENPIGEKEAFTKQDCELKAGKRLLTRLRKAFPKLRIMVVADGLYANGPMMALCRQLHLDFMFILPQDRLKSVWEEAGGLRKLEKDQKLKYHWGNREQNFWWANDIDYEFQEASGAWRRFKIHVAGCTETWEEKGEKKEAHWAWVSSRPFTKKNIIARCNHGARHRWNIEENILVEKHQGYQYEHAFSLNWTAMKNWHLLMHLGHLLNILTLHTEALVEKVRQLGFRGTLKFLRETWSNPWIDRDQLLALCTKPPRIRLAF, encoded by the coding sequence ATGGCCTTACGGCATCCCGGGTCCATCCACCCGTCTACCCTGCCCACTTGTAAAAGCGCCTATGCCACCAGCCAAGAAGAGAAAGACGACCGGCAAGGGGCTTTAGCAGCGCAGCTACCAGTATGGCGGGCGTATCTACCAGTATTGCTCGAGAAATTCGCGCGCATACCCGACCCCCGCCGTCCCCAGAGTATTAAGCATAAACTGACTGTCCTGTTGACCTTTGGGCTATTTCTCTTCGTCTTCGCCTATAACTCCAGGAGGGAAGCCAACCGGGAACTGACCCGGCCCGTCTTTTGGGAGCTATTGCGGGAGGTTTTTCCGGAGATTGACACTATCCCTCATATGGACACCGTTAATCGTCTGCTGGCAAAGATCAATCCGGAGCAGTTAGAAGAAGTGCTGATACAAACCATCAAACGACTGCTGCGCAACCGCCGGCTGCAGGCCTTACTGGTAGAAAAGCATTATATCATAGCCGTTGATGGGACCCAGAAGTTGGTGCGCAGTTTACCTTTTGCTGAAGAAGCCCTCCACCGGCAACATGGGGAAGAGGTATCATATATTGCCTATACGGTAGAAGCAGTTCTGGTCGGTCCCCAGGGGGTAACCATCCCCCTGCTCACCGAGTTCTGCGAGAACCCTATAGGGGAAAAAGAGGCCTTCACCAAGCAGGATTGCGAACTAAAAGCCGGCAAAAGGCTGCTGACACGCCTGCGCAAAGCCTTTCCCAAGCTACGTATCATGGTAGTAGCCGATGGCCTGTACGCCAATGGACCCATGATGGCCCTGTGCCGCCAATTACATCTGGACTTTATGTTTATCCTACCCCAGGACCGCCTGAAAAGTGTCTGGGAAGAGGCGGGAGGCCTTAGAAAACTGGAAAAGGACCAGAAACTCAAGTATCATTGGGGGAACAGAGAGCAAAACTTCTGGTGGGCCAACGATATCGACTATGAGTTCCAGGAGGCTTCCGGAGCCTGGCGGCGGTTCAAAATTCATGTAGCGGGATGTACAGAGACGTGGGAAGAGAAAGGCGAAAAAAAGGAAGCCCATTGGGCCTGGGTATCCTCGCGACCTTTCACCAAAAAGAATATCATCGCCCGCTGCAATCATGGGGCCCGCCACCGCTGGAACATTGAAGAAAATATCCTGGTAGAAAAACATCAAGGTTATCAGTATGAACATGCTTTCTCTCTGAACTGGACGGCAATGAAAAACTGGCATTTGCTTATGCACCTGGGACATCTGTTAAATATCTTGACACTACATACGGAAGCCCTGGTGGAGAAAGTTCGACAATTGGGCTTCAGGGGAACCCTTAAGTTCCTCCGGGAGACTTGGAGCAACCCCTGGATTGATCGCGACCAATTGTTGGCTCTCTGCACTAAGCCGCCCAGAATACGCTTGGCCTTTTGA
- a CDS encoding type II toxin-antitoxin system VapC family toxin, with protein sequence MKKVFIDTGAWYALKNKNDAHHQDAVRFFQNLAGKVVCYTSDYVIDEAITLTRVRLKNHQVAATLAEELLSEKAARIIFVAPDFLSRALEIFLEFKDQDFSFTDCTSFAIMESLGIEEALAFDARFTFEKFGLRQIVSNEY encoded by the coding sequence ATGAAGAAGGTTTTTATTGATACAGGGGCCTGGTATGCCCTGAAAAATAAAAATGATGCCCATCACCAGGATGCTGTGCGTTTCTTTCAAAACCTGGCCGGCAAAGTTGTGTGCTATACTTCTGATTACGTTATTGACGAAGCGATCACCCTGACCCGAGTCCGGCTGAAGAACCACCAGGTGGCAGCTACCCTGGCCGAGGAACTGCTGAGTGAAAAAGCAGCCAGAATAATCTTTGTGGCCCCTGATTTTTTATCCAGGGCGTTAGAAATCTTCCTGGAATTTAAAGACCAGGATTTTTCCTTTACTGACTGTACCAGTTTTGCGATAATGGAGAGCCTGGGTATAGAAGAAGCCCTGGCCTTTGATGCCCGCTTTACTTTTGAAAAGTTCGGCCTGCGCCAGATCGTTAGTAACGAATATTAA
- the fabF gene encoding beta-ketoacyl-ACP synthase II, giving the protein MQKRVVITGLGAISPVGTGKDKFWQALVAGQPGIGPITRFDAGEMAVRFAGEVKDFDPGAFFDRKEARRMDRFTQYAVAAARMAVEDAKLDLEKEDRERVGVIFATGIGGMETFEEQTRVLLEKGPNRVSPFFVPMMIANMAAGQISINLGARGVNFTVVNACASGANAIGEAFRTLQRGDADVIVTGGSEASVTPLTVAGFAAMKALSTRNEEPARASRPFDRGRDGFVLGEGAGVMVLETLEHAATRGARIYAEVAGYGCTADAYHITAPAPDGAAASRAMALALQDAGLKPEDIDYINAHGTSTELNDRQETLAIKKVFGNHAYRLAVSSTKSMTGHLLGAAGAIELVATALAVHTGVLPPTINYEEPDPDCDLDYVPNVARERQVRAAISNSFGFGGHNVTVVLRKI; this is encoded by the coding sequence TTGCAAAAGCGTGTCGTTATCACCGGCCTGGGAGCCATCTCCCCCGTAGGTACTGGTAAAGATAAATTCTGGCAGGCCTTGGTGGCGGGGCAGCCGGGCATTGGCCCCATTACCCGCTTTGATGCCGGGGAAATGGCCGTCCGTTTTGCCGGTGAGGTAAAGGACTTTGACCCGGGAGCCTTCTTTGATCGCAAAGAAGCCCGGCGCATGGATCGTTTTACCCAGTATGCGGTAGCCGCAGCCCGCATGGCGGTAGAAGACGCAAAGCTCGATCTGGAAAAAGAGGACCGGGAGCGGGTAGGTGTTATTTTTGCTACGGGTATCGGCGGCATGGAAACCTTTGAAGAACAAACCCGGGTTCTCCTGGAAAAAGGCCCCAACCGGGTCAGCCCCTTTTTTGTCCCTATGATGATCGCCAATATGGCCGCCGGGCAAATCTCTATTAACTTAGGCGCCCGCGGGGTAAACTTTACGGTAGTCAATGCCTGCGCTTCTGGGGCCAATGCCATCGGCGAGGCCTTCCGCACCCTGCAGCGGGGTGACGCCGATGTAATTGTCACCGGTGGCAGCGAGGCCAGTGTAACTCCCCTCACGGTGGCCGGCTTTGCGGCCATGAAGGCGCTCTCTACCCGCAATGAAGAGCCGGCCAGAGCCAGCCGCCCCTTTGACCGGGGCCGGGATGGCTTTGTCCTGGGCGAAGGCGCGGGGGTAATGGTCCTGGAAACCCTGGAACATGCTGCAACCCGGGGTGCCCGCATCTATGCGGAAGTGGCCGGCTATGGTTGCACGGCCGATGCCTATCATATTACGGCCCCGGCCCCCGATGGGGCGGCGGCCAGCCGGGCCATGGCCCTGGCCCTCCAGGATGCAGGTCTAAAGCCGGAGGATATTGATTACATCAATGCCCACGGTACTTCTACCGAGCTAAACGACCGCCAGGAAACCCTGGCCATTAAAAAAGTCTTTGGCAATCATGCCTACCGGCTGGCCGTCAGTTCGACCAAGTCCATGACCGGCCATCTCCTGGGAGCTGCCGGGGCCATTGAGCTGGTGGCAACGGCCCTGGCCGTGCACACCGGTGTCCTCCCGCCGACCATTAATTACGAAGAACCCGATCCCGATTGCGACCTGGACTATGTGCCCAATGTGGCCCGGGAGCGGCAGGTCAGGGCGGCCATCTCCAATTCCTTTGGCTTCGGTGGTCATAACGTCACCGTGGTGCTGCGTAAAATCTAG